The following coding sequences are from one Eucalyptus grandis isolate ANBG69807.140 chromosome 11, ASM1654582v1, whole genome shotgun sequence window:
- the LOC120289584 gene encoding pentatricopeptide repeat-containing protein At3g49170, chloroplastic-like, whose amino-acid sequence MNASIGDRHLDSDVCVWQALIDMFAKCSADLISARKLFEKMPERNVVAWTLMMTRCTQLGCPKNAVDLFLDMLANACIGCNLVDMYVKSVASGSLHDSRKVFDRMQDYKMMSWTSDFTFASLLSGVACISTIGKGEQINVRVTDYGIVPRIEYCACMVDLLGRSGFLVKALKFRNAMPFRAVTMVWHTFLGACQVHSNVELAKQEAAMIFKQEPDDLVDNVLLSNLYASAGLWEDAAPIRKRIKLKNLTKEAG is encoded by the exons ATGAATGCATCAATTGGTGATAGGCATCTTGATTCTGATGTGTGTGTTTGGCAGGCATTAATTGACATGTTTGCAAAGTGTAGTGCTGATTTGATTTCAGCTCGTAAGTTGTTTGAGAAAATGCCTGAGAGGAATGTGGTCGCATGGACTTTAATGATGACAAGATGTACTCAGTTGGGTTGTCCAAAGAATGCtgttgatttgtttttggatatgCTGGCAA ATGCCTGCATTGGATGCAACTTGGTGGACATGTACGTGAAGTCTGTAGCAAGTGGATCACTTCATGATTCGAGAAAGGTGTTTGACCGGATGCAAGATTATAAAATGATGTCTTGGACAAGTGATTTTACATTTGCCAGCCTTTTAAGTGGAGTTGCCTGCATCAGCACTATTGGTAAGGGAGAGCAAATCAATGTGAGGGTG ACAGATTATGGAATCGTGCCCAGAATCGAGTACTGTGCATGCATGGTGGACTTATTGGGAAGATCGGGCTTCCTTGTCAAAGCCCTTAAGTTTAGAAATGCTATGCCTTTCAGGGCTGTTACAATGGTCTGGCATACATTTCTTGGAGCTTGCCAAGTTCACAGCAACGTTGAACTTGCAAAACAAGAAGCTGCAATGATTTTTAAGCAGGAGCCAGATGACCTTGTTGATAATGTTTTGCTATCAAATCTGTATGCATCAGCTGGTCTATGGGAAGATGCAGCGCCAATCAGGAAGAggataaaactgaaaaatcttACAAAAGAAGCTGGTTGA
- the LOC104424490 gene encoding rust resistance kinase Lr10 — MINAFSFIFMYRVFLLILHVLLLGSRCSAKKNHFCAASSCGEIRNISYPFRLRSDPKRCGLSRYELACENNHTVLYLHAGRYYVKSIHYRYHDYKNNFRGDITVVDDGLEKSNCSSLPRYSLADTNFSGNDVYSPYYQDLVVFMKCSLPIASTSYVDTKLCIDGAYSAGRPPNFSQTKLYTYAFHGHGSDALRALDIQDTCTITMMAFASVRSLGREMDRVSLSYEELHGMMTEGFNLAYIEFNSPVGTLRFCFLGFTYRPGRCSYYNSNSSMQAALALYAAPYVPFFLVQIITAKFILGAPCVLIFLIYKWMRRHRAMDGNIEEFLQAHNNFFPVRYSYSDIKKITKNFKHKIGEGGYGSVYKGILRSGNEVAVKILNRPKSNGQDFISEVATIGRIHHVNVVELVGFCFNNSKQALVYDFMSNGSLDKHIFSKDDDDSLDYKKIYEISLGVARGIEYLHRGCNMQILHFDIKPHNILLDQNFTPKVSDFGLARLYPADHSIVPLTTARGTLGYMAPELFYKYIGGVSYKADVYSFGMLLMEMASRRKNAKNVERSSQTYFPLWVYDQLSKESEIEMEEVEGERELIRKMVIVALWCIQLIPDNRPSMSKVLNMLEGDIDKLQLPPKPLLYPSEKPFDDVNDETELESFSTTSSAAITSEGFQFQDSNEITIAWNV, encoded by the exons ATGATTAACGCTTTCAGCTTCATATTTATGTACCGTGTTTTTTTGCTCATATTACATGTTCTACTATTAGGATCGAGATGCAGTGCAAAGAAAAATCACTTCTGTGCCGCTTCATCTTGTGGTGAGATCCGCAACATAAGTTATCCTTTTCGATTGAGAAGCGATCCAAAACGCTGCGGCCTCTCTAGGTATGAGCTAGCTTGTGAAAATAATCATACTGTTCTATATTTACATGCTGGTCGATATTATGTGAAGTCGATCCACTACCGTTACCATGATTACAAAAATAACTTCAGAGGTGACATAACGGTGGTTGACGATGGTCTAGAGAAGAGTAATTGCTCGTCCCTCCCTCGTTACTCTTTGGCGGACACCAACTTCAGTGGAAATGATGTCTACTCTCCTTATTACCAAGACCTAGTGGTCTTCATGAAGTGCTCACTGCCCATTGCTTCTACTTCGTATGTTGATACCAAGCTGTGTATCGATGGTGCATACTCTGCCGGCAGGCCTCCCAACTTTTCCCAAACGAAGTTGTACACATACGCTTTTCATGGTCATGGATCTGATGCATTAAGAGCACTGGACATCCAGGATACTTGCACTATAACTATGATGGCATTCGCATCGGTCCGTAGCTTGGGCAGGGAAATGGATCGTGTGAGCTTATCCTACGAGGAACTCCACGGCATGATGACCGAGGGATTCAATCTCGCCTATATAGAATTCAATTCGCCAGTTGGAACGCTTCGATTTTGCTTCCTGGGTTTCACATATCGTCCGGGGAGGTGCAGTTACTATAACTCCA ATAGTTCTATGCAGGCGGCACTTGCGCTTTATGCAGCTCCTTATGTACCCTTTTTCTTAG TGCAAATCATCACAGCAAAATTCATACTCGGAGCTCCGTGtgtattgatatttttaatcTATAAGTGGATGAGAAGGCACCGAGCAATGGATGGAAACATTGAAGAATTCCTTCAAGCTCATAACAACTTTTTTCCCGTAAGATACTCTTACTCAGATATCAAGAAAatcacgaaaaatttcaaacacaAAATAGGGGAAGGAGGATATGGCTCTGTGTACAAAGGTATACTTAGAAGTGGTAATGAAGTTGCGGTTAAGATTTTGAATAGACCAAAATCTAATGGCCAAGATTTTATAAGCGAAGTGGCTACTATTGGAAGGATCCACCATGTAAATGTGGTGGAACTTGTTGGTTTTTGCTTTAACAACTCTAAACAAGCTCTCGTGTAcgatttcatgtcaaatggATCTTTGGATAAGCACATTTTCTCTAAAGATGACGACGATTCTcttgattataagaaaatatatgaGATCTCTCTTGGTGTGGCTAGGGGGATAGAATATTTACATCGGGGATGcaatatgcaaattctacacTTTGATATCAAGCCTCACAATATTCTTCTAGATCAAAATTTTACCCCGAAAGTTTCTGATTTCGGGCTTGCAAGACTTTATCCTGCGGACCACAGTATTGTGCCGTTGACTACTGCAAGAGGAACATTGGGATATATGGCTCCTGAGCTATTCTACAAGTACATTGGTGGTGTCTCATATAAAgctgatgtttatagttttgggatGTTGCTAATGGAAATGGCAAGTAGgaggaaaaatgcaaagaatgTTGAGCGTTCAAGTCAAACTTATTTCCCTTTGTGGGTCTATGATCAACTCAGCAAAGAGAGCGAGATTGAAATGGAAGAAGTAGAAGGGGAAAGGGAGCTAATTAGAAAGATGGTAATAGTTGCCCTTTGGTGTATACAGTTAATCCCCGACAATCGGCCATCAATGAGTAAAGTCCTAAACatgcttgaaggagatattGATAAATTGCAACTGCCTCCGAAACCTCTTCTATATCCATCTGAGAAGCCATTTGATGATGTCAACGATGAAACAGAACTTGAATCATTCTCAACCACATCAAGTGCTGCAATAACTTCTGAAGGATTCCAATTTCAGGATAGCAATGAGATAACAATAGCGTGGAAtgtgtga